A region of Triplophysa dalaica isolate WHDGS20190420 chromosome 18, ASM1584641v1, whole genome shotgun sequence DNA encodes the following proteins:
- the stk38a gene encoding serine/threonine-protein kinase 38, protein MAMTSQMTCSSMSNHTKERVTMAKVTLENFYSNLISQHEEREMRQQKLEKVMDHEGLADEEKCVRRSEHARKETEFLRLKRTRLGLEDFESLKVIGRGAFGEVRLVQKKDTGHVYAMKILRKADMLEKEQVGHIRAERDILVEADSQWVVKMFYSFQDKMNLYLIMEFLPGGDMMTLLMKKDTLTEEATQFYIAETVLAIDSIHQLGFIHRDIKPDNLLLDSRGHVKLSDFGLCTGLKKAHRTEFYRNLNHSLPSDFTFQNMNSKRKAETWKRNRRQLAFSTVGTPDYIAPEVFMQNGYNKLCDWWSLGVIMYEMLIGYPPFCSETPQETYRKVMNWRETLIFPPEVPISEKAKDLILRFCCESEYRIGASGVEEIKTNPFFEGVDYDHIRERPAAIPIEIKSIDDTSNFDEFPESDILQPSATVVSNHTEADLKSKDWVFINYTYKRFEGLTARGGIPSYMKTGKR, encoded by the exons GCAGCAGAAATTGGAGAAGGTCATGGATCACGAGGGACTAGCTGATGAAGAG AAGTGTGTACGCCGATCTGAGCATGCTCGAAAAGAGACTGAGTTTCTTCGTCTGAAACGAACACGGCTCGGATTGGAGGACTTTGAGTCACTCAAAGTGATTGGCCGTGGAGCTTTTGGAGAG GTGCGCCTTGTTCAGAAGAAGGACACGGGCCACGTTTATGCCATGAAGATCTTGCGTAAGGCTGACATGCTTGAGAAAGAACAG GTTGGTCATATTCGAGCAGAAAGGGACATTCTTGTAGAAGCAGATAGTCAGTGGGTGGTCAAGATGTTCTACAGCTTTCAGGATAAAATGAACCTCTACCTTATCATGGAGTTTCTGCCTGGAG GCGATATGATGACGCTGCTGATGAAGAAAGACACTTTAACGGAGGAGGCCACACAGTTCTATATTGCTGAGACTGTGTTGGCAATTGACTCCATTCACCAGCTGGGCTTCATCCACAGAGACATCAAACCAGACAACCTGCTGCTGGACTCAAGG GGCCATGTGAAGTTGTCTGATTTTGGTTTATGCACTGGTCTAAAGAAAGCCCATCGCACTGAGTTCTATAGAAACCTCAATCACAGCCTTCCCAGCGACTTCA CTTTCCAAAACATGAACTCGAAGAGGAAAGCAGAGACATGGAAGCGAAACAGGAGACAGTTG GCTTTCTCCACTGTTGGAACCCCTGACTACATCGCTCCAGAAGTGTTTATGCAAAATGGGTATAACAAGCTTTGTGATTGGTGGAGTCTCGGGGTCATTATGTATGAGATGCTGATCG GTTACCCTCCATTTTGCTCAGAGACACCTCAAGAAACCTACAGAAAAGTGATGAACTGGCGAGAGACTTTGATCTTTCCACCCGAGGTCCCGATTTCAGAGAAAGCCAAAGATCTCATTCTCAG GTTCTGTTGCGAGAGTGAGTACAGAATTGGAGCCTCTGGAGTGGAAGAGATCAAGACTAACCCGTTCTTTGAGGGGGTGGATTATGATCATATAAG AGAGAGGCCAGCTGCCATTCCAATTGAGATCAAAAGCATTGACGACACCTCCAACTTTGACGAGTTCCCTGAGTCAGACATTCTCCAACCTTCAG ctACTGTTGTATCCAACCACACCGAGGCTGATCTAAAGAGTAAAGACTGGGTCTTCATCAACTACACCTACAAGCGCTTTGAAGGGCTAACTGCACGAGGAGGCATCCCATCATACATGAAAACTGGGAAGAGATAG
- the tmem81 gene encoding transmembrane protein 81 translates to MSYSALWLALLYWTLLHSPNKCSTLNKADLQELEKINTWVITHSSPCSATCGLGIRTQELCPIGGTTSISTTTCKKRTVRCLDTWQCGLKTQTAISGHKLILDCLEEVMDAMGRFAFVVSWRFARGVITSDDSLFTRYEALSLDKVVLDPLREEDSGTFRCDVLDTGRHRVKRMYKGVRVISPDMLNLDFAKGLNQWEKPESLWPNITTINKGKLYPSSTLRNVVLVSVSICVALIAVIFLPLWAYNRKMPKATAQPFHDNF, encoded by the coding sequence ATGTCCTATTCAGCACTCTGGCTGGCGTTATTATACTGGACGCTCCTGCACTCCCCAAACAAGTGTAGCACTTTAAACAAAGCAGACCTGCAAGAACTAGAGAAGATCAACACCTGGGTCATCACCCACAGCTCTCCCTGCAGTGCCACCTGTGGGCTGGGCATCCGTACCCAGGAGCTCTGCCCAATCGGGGGGACCACAAGCATATCCACCACTACCTGCAAGAAGAGGACGGTCCGCTGCCTAGACACCTGGCAGTGTGGCCTGAAGACCCAAACAGCGATTTCCGGTCACAAGCTCATTCTTGACTGTTTAGAAGAAGTGATGGATGCCATGGGCCGCTTTGCCTTTGTGGTGTCTTGGCGTTTCGCCCGTGGAGTGATCACCTCTGACGATTCTCTGTTTACCCGCTATGAAGCTCTGAGTTTGGACAAGGTGGTACTAGACCCTTTGAGAGAGGAGGATTCTGGGACATTTCGATGTGATGTGCTGGATACTGGTAGACACAGAGTAAAGAGAATGTATAAAGGGGTGAGGGTGATATCTCCTGACATGCTGAATTTGGACTTTGCTAAAGGTCTGAATCAATGGGAAAAACCCGAGAGCCTGTGGCCAAACATCACCACGATCAACAAGGGGAAACTGTATCCGAGCAGCACTCTCCGAAACGTGGTGCTGGTTAGCGTGTCTATATGTGTTGCATTGATAGCGGTCATCTTTCTACCCTTGTGGGCTTATAACCGGAAAATGCCCAAAGCAACAGCTCAACCTTTCCATGACAATTTTTAA